In Helianthus annuus cultivar XRQ/B chromosome 3, HanXRQr2.0-SUNRISE, whole genome shotgun sequence, a single window of DNA contains:
- the LOC110931873 gene encoding uncharacterized protein LOC110931873, producing the protein MVQSMGKIPLYSLSWSKFADLVKETYCPQHEVEKVETDFLTLVMKNLDCRTYVTDFNSMSRLVPYQVTPEPKRIACFIGGLALEVKGNVKASRPATYRSAVDLSLSLTLDVIRSGSGKTTDEGKIKREDDNSHRSDKKKKGRFGFKKNQDRSDSQAKPCGICKKKGHKTLECKNLKDAVCYGCNEKGHIKTNCPKNAKKPDEAKKGNVRAFYLNAKQAVNDDNVITGGDKSFVDLKFSELLNLPIRTLDIKYEVELADNHSIPLSLLPMKLAGFDVVLGMDGLSHNQARIACDKKLVDIKTPSGETITIQGDTHYGLPDQVSILKASKCLKSGCIIYMVQVTVDEPKPKIEDNLVIADYPDVFS; encoded by the exons ATGGTGCAATCCATGGGGAAGATCCCCCTCTATAGTTTGTCATGGTCCAAGTTTGCGGACCTGGTAAAAGAAacttactgccctcaacatgaggtggaaaaaGTAGAGACAGACTTCTTGACTCTGGTCATGAAGAATTTGGATTGCAGGACCTACGTCACTGATTTTAATTCCATGTCAAGATTGGTCCCATATCAGGTTACCCCCGAGCCTAAGCGCATTGCATgctttattggtggcctagcgcTAGAGGTTAAAGGGAATGTAAAGGCTTCAAGGCCTGCTACCTACAGATCAGCTGTGGATCTGTCTCTGTCCCTCACATTAGATGTTATTAGAAGCGGGTCTGGAAAGACCACTGATGAGGGAAAGATAAAAAGAGAAGATGATAACTCTCACCGTTCTGATAAGAAGAAAAAGGGGAGATTTGGCTTCAAGAAGAACCAGGATAGATCAG ACTCACAGGCTAAACCATGTGGAATTTGTAAGAAGAAGGGTCACAAAACCCTGGAGTGCAAGAATTTGAAAGATGCAGTCTGCTATGgctgcaatgaaaaggggcacataaaaaCAAATTGCCCCAAGAACGCGAAGAAGCCTGATGAGGCTAAGAAGGGGAATGTGAGGGCATTCTATTTAAATGCAAAGCAGGCGGTAAACGATGACAACGTTATAACAG gtggagataagtcttttgtagacctTAAGTTTAGTGAACTGTTAAATCTGCCCATTAGAACTCTAGACATTAAATATGAGGTAGAGCTTGCCGAT aatcattctatTCCGTTATCTCTTCTGCCAATGAAATTGGCGGGGTTTGACGTAGTTCTAGGCATGGATGGTTTATCACATAACCAAGCCCGTATCGCCTGTGATAAGAAACTCGTTGACATTAAAACCCCTTCCGGTGAGACGatcaccattcagggagatacacaCTACGGATTGCCTGATCAAGTGTCAATACTTAAGGCATCCAAGTGTTTAAAAAGCGGATGTATTATCTACATGGTACAGGTAACAGTGGATGAGCCAAAGCCCAAGATAGAAGACAATCTAGTCATCGCTGACTACCCCGATGTTTTTTCCTGA